The window GGGAGGGGACGGGATCGTACCATTAACTTAGAACGTGACAGGTTGCCtttccaatggaaataaaaaatgaagtcttTCAAGTCTCCATAATAAAAAACATCAGAATTCAAATGGCATATAATTTCAGGAAGATGTTCAAGAACAGAGCAGAGAGCAAATCCCAAGAAGTCATCATTATACTATTCTGTAGGTAGCTCAATTTTAATAGAAGATCCCACATTCTGATGCCAGATCCACTCAGGAATTCCACTTCCAGGAAAAACAATACTAAATgcaatattttcaaacaatttttgcATCAAAACAGGTGAAGTAGTTACCGAGGAAACAGAAGCAGTGGAAGACACATAATTATGTGGAAATCTTTGTAATTCATTCCTCTTATCACCACAGGATTGGTCCTCAACTGATTTGGAGCAATTATAGAATAGGACCTGTAGCCCTTCCAATGTGCTTACACTTGACGAGCCTGGTAAAAGTGCTGTGCAATTGTGTGGATGTATGTCTCGGACACTTGGTCGAAGCTTTGGAATTTCTGTGAGACTCTGGTACTGCCCCAATCGGAGGTCTTTAGGCTTGTAAGTTCACTGATGCCAGCAGGTATGCTTAGAAAATCGTTTCTGCTTAGATCAAACTTCTTCAATGAGATTAAGGAGCAAATACTATTGGGGATTGCTCCTTCTATTAGTTTGCAGTCACTTAGGTCTAAATTTGTGAAGGacctaaaacaagaaaaaccagaAGGCAAGCGCAAACCAATCCCATTTGAACTGTTTCTATGCAACAACCAGAATGAAAAGAGCGAACCCAATGATGTAGGTGCTAATCTTTTACATCCAGGATAGATCTATACTTTGAGGTTTCTCAAAAGAACAATTGAATCAGGTGGTTGTGTTATAGCAGTTCCATCTGCATGGAGCTGTGCTAGATGTTGCAGGCTCCCAAGGTTCTTTGGCAAATTGTTTAATTGTGAACAACCAGAGACAATGAGTGTTTCAAGAGATGTCAATGTACACATGCCTTTTGGAAGACTCACAAGATTCTTGCAATTCCTCAGATTCAATAAAACAAGTCCTTTTAGACGGTCAATAGAAGAGGGTAGCCCTTCTATTGATGGTCCATCTAAAAGAAgctctttcaaattttccatttcctccatcattTCTGGAAAATTCTCTAGTTTTGAACaaccagagagaaagagatattCAAGGGATTCCAACTTACAGATACTTGTGGGAAGACTCTTAAGATTTTTGCACCTTTTCAGATCCAATAAAACAAGTCCAGTGAGATGCTCAATTAAGGAAGTTCCTCAATAGCAGTTGAAGCCAAATAAAGCTCCAATAAATGTTCCATGTTACCTTGAATATCTGGAAACTTCTTGAGCTCTGAGCAGCCAGACAAATTAAGAATTTCAAGCACTTCCATGTCGATGATGCTTGGAAAACTGCTAAGCTTTTTGCAGTTtttcaaattcaacaaaataagcTTGCTCAGCTTTCCAATAGATGGGTGAACCTTAACCAAACTTGAACAACCATCAAGAGTTAGTTTCTCCAGATTGGGCGCACTAACTGAGATGTCTGGAATTTCAATGAGGCGTTGACAGGAACTCAATCGGATGGTATTTAACTTTTCAAGAAGCTGtaacagaaaataataataatggctTCAATATATAAGCTTTCATGGACTTTAGAGATTAACTAAAGAAGTGACAcgaataaataatcaataatcataCCATGTCACTTTCCCAAAGTTGTTTTAAGCTGCTACAACACATGTCAAGTTCTACAAGATTCCAAAGGATATCCTTGCCAATAGAGATATCTTAGCTCATAAGAAGGGAATTCAAAGTCTTTAGACAACTTTACTTTACCGTGCTCCCCCATCGAAGCAAATTCACGATCTGAATAGATTTTGAGCAACCTAAGATTCTTCATCATTGCAAAGGATTCAGTAGTAATGTGTATCGGCTTTGGTATAGACAAGTTCAAGAGTATGCCTTTAATTGCCTCTGTTCCCTGACAAGCAAGAGCAGAGGACAAGTGGAGCAAAATACATACAAGTAATATTTGTAAcctaaacaaaaatgatattattgaaGCTTATATATTCTAAATATCATTCAAGTTTAAAAGTAGGCTCATTTGCAGTTTGCTCTTACCATTTTTCTTGTTAATACACGACTTACAACCTCAGGATAGCACAATCTGCTCCATTTTCCAGGTTCTTTAGGAAATTCTTGTCCAACAATGTCTTGCCTCATTTGTTGTAACAAATCATGCATCCATATCGTGTTGTCTACAATACTTATGAGACACTTATCACCAAGGACTCGTATTCCACTCTCTGCATAGAAGTTACAAGCCTTTTGGATTCTAGTAAGAGAATCTTTATCCTCTCCATTAAAGAAGCAAGCAACATCTAGGAATATCTGTTGTTGTGTGCAATCTAATTCATCATAACTTCTCTTAAGCACACGTTGAATTTCTTGGTTAGGTTCCCGTTCTAGTTTATGCAATTCACTTTCCTATTAACGTACTGTCTTGCCATATAGGAAACAACCCAAAGCTTTAAGACCTAATGGCAAAGCATTAACATAATGTACCACAGAATTTGAAAGTGTTTCATAATCTTCCTTGGGGTGGTTCTATTTAAACACATTCCAACAAAAGAGTTCAACAGCTTCCTTGTAATCTAATTTCTTAGCCTCATATAATGCATCCACTTCATGCACCTCCAACAAATGCTTATCTCTAGTTGTTACAATAATTCTACTTCCTAGACCAAACCAATTATGATCACCAGCTAAGGCTTCCAATTGGTTCAAATCATCAACATCATCAAGCACAAGAAGAACCTTTTTAAAGCAGAGCCTATCTTTTATCATATGGATCCCTTCATCAACAGTGCTTATAAAGTTCTTCCCTCTTGGCAATAAAGGTAGTAATCATGAATTGAGCAACAATTCGATTATATAAAACTTTGGCAATGGTTGTCTTACCAATTCCTCCAAGTCCATAGATCCCAACCATGCGAACATCATTTGATATTGAGTCCATCATCTGTGGaaaaatttcttccatttcttccaaATGATAATCCATCCCAATGAGGTTCTTGTcaacatgtaagagtttatGACTGAATCTCTTCCAAATAACATGAGTAATATCCTTAATATAATCCACTTCAGACCTGCCACCAACAACGCATATACATGGATGAGCCAAAGAGtaacaaatattagaaaacatgAACTAAAATTGATTATGCTTAGTTTCATTTATAAACCTCGACTTGTGGGCAAATAGAATGCATTAGGGGTAAAATAATGAATACATTATATCACATACTTAAGTGTTTTCATTATGTTGAGTACACATTACAACAAAGATCAATAAGTTGAAAGCATGAAAACTATTTAGCTAGCATGAACTACATGATTGACAATCCTTAGACAATCAGAGATATTATTCTTAGATGATCTTTAACCATTTTTTCAAGCACCCCGTTAGAGCATCGTAGAAAAAGGGCTTCTAAATATAGTCCTTTAATGATCTCTGATATAATTAgcaaattatacattttaaaggTACGAATCCCTGATCTCATCCAATCTAAAGGTACGAATCCGTTTCTGATACAAAACTGCATAGAGATGATCTGTGAAATTGTATCTGGTATCTTCACCCTTAAAGCTCAAGAAAACTGCATAATCCCATGAACCAATAGAAGTACAAGTAGAAGATGCCCTTCGTCGATCCATCCCAACAAGGTTCTTCTCAACATGTAAGAATTCCTGATTTAAACTCTTCCAAACAGTGGAAGTAATCTCCTCAATAACATGAGCCTCAGGCCTGTAAGTGGTAAAGCATGACACAAGTGGTGAGTCAACAGTTACAAACACCAGCAAACATGAAGTACACTGGATTATATATATGCTTTCAGCTTTATTTAGAAAACCAGAATTATTGGGAAATAGAATGCAGTGAAGGAATAAGGTTGGAATACTTGGATCACATATTCAGGTGTTTTCATAGAGGATCAATAGTATGAAAACATGTAATCTTTTTAGCTGACATGAGCTACATGTTTTTCAATCCTTCAACAACAAGGGATATTATACTTGGGCAATCCTTTGTCATTTGTTCAAGCTCCATTAGAATACCATAAATAAAGAGGTCTTCTATGGAAACCGTTCTCTTATTCATCTTTTCTGACCTCCATCCCGCACAGGAAGGGCAATCATCTTCACCCATAAAGCTCAAGAAAACATCGTAATTCCAATCAGGAgtagaaatagaagaaaaagacGCTCTTTGACTTCGAGGGTTTGCAAAAGCCATCCACTCTTTACTATGAGACGTCACTCAACTTAGCTTAAATTGCAGGCAATTTCTTCATAAAAGCGGCAAGAAATTGTAGGAAAACGCTGGTGGGTAGAAAAGACAGGGATGAAGTCTGCCTTGGAAGGTGGGGATGCTGTGTGCTAAAATTCTTGTGAAGGTCTCCAGTGGATGTATCatgtatcaaatataaaaatggatttcaatatttttaattattatcttattttaaatgtaagaaagaaGTTTGATTCCAGCTACCGCCCATCC is drawn from Vitis riparia cultivar Riparia Gloire de Montpellier isolate 1030 chromosome 18, EGFV_Vit.rip_1.0, whole genome shotgun sequence and contains these coding sequences:
- the LOC117907299 gene encoding uncharacterized protein LOC117907299 — translated: MAFANPRSQRASFSSISTPDWNYDVFLSFMGEDDCPSCAGWRPEAHVIEEITSTVWKSLNQEFLHVEKNLVGMDRRRASSTCTSIGSWDYAVFLSFKGEDTRYNFTDHLYAVLYQKRIRTFRLDEIRDSYL